A single window of uncultured Pseudodesulfovibrio sp. DNA harbors:
- a CDS encoding ADP-ribosylglycohydrolase family protein gives MAELTKKDRAMGSIVGMFVGDALGLGPHWYYDLDELRKDYGEWISDYMPPKEGRYHDGCRAGDVSQTGQVSLLLLQSLSDRGEYDESDFTEKLDVFLDTLDGTPNGGRYTDIAMREVWEARKAGLTWDEAAGLSDSGEAAIRGVMLAARYANKPRDLAAHVMTNVHLTHAEPFIQAQSLAFVLAVCRLVRGKSLESSGKSLMGWAQHEVDRALIDVFLQPGFVYGVATNPEVVMEPPHAIAQVYGLACQLGFMAPAAYWLASRFEGDFETAVLTAVNGGGNNMARACMTGALSGAMVGIQGIPQRFIDGLQDKEEVLENAAKVASALE, from the coding sequence ATGGCTGAATTGACAAAGAAAGATCGGGCTATGGGCAGCATTGTGGGCATGTTTGTCGGTGATGCGCTTGGGCTTGGACCACATTGGTATTACGATTTGGACGAATTGCGTAAGGATTATGGTGAGTGGATTTCTGATTATATGCCACCCAAAGAGGGCCGGTATCATGATGGGTGCAGGGCCGGCGATGTCTCGCAAACGGGGCAGGTTTCCCTTTTGTTGCTTCAATCTTTGTCAGATAGAGGGGAGTATGACGAGTCAGATTTTACGGAGAAGCTTGATGTCTTTCTCGATACGCTCGACGGGACTCCGAATGGCGGTCGATATACGGATATTGCCATGCGAGAGGTCTGGGAGGCGCGCAAGGCTGGATTAACGTGGGATGAGGCTGCGGGGCTATCGGATTCGGGTGAGGCTGCCATTCGAGGCGTTATGCTTGCCGCACGTTATGCGAACAAACCGCGTGATTTGGCTGCGCATGTCATGACGAATGTTCATTTGACGCATGCAGAGCCGTTTATTCAAGCGCAGTCCCTTGCTTTTGTGCTGGCTGTTTGTAGGCTTGTTCGTGGCAAGAGTTTGGAGAGTTCTGGTAAATCCCTGATGGGGTGGGCGCAGCATGAAGTTGATAGAGCTTTGATCGATGTGTTTTTACAACCTGGATTTGTGTATGGTGTGGCTACTAACCCGGAAGTCGTTATGGAGCCACCACATGCCATTGCTCAGGTATATGGCTTGGCCTGTCAACTTGGGTTTATGGCCCCGGCCGCCTATTGGTTGGCCAGTCGGTTTGAGGGTGATTTTGAGACAGCAGTGCTTACAGCCGTTAATGGTGGCGGTAATAATATGGCTCGGGCCTGTATGACTGGAGCTCTTTCGGGAGCCATGGTTGGAATTCAGGGAATTCCTCAGCGATTTATTGATGGTTTGCAGGATAAGGAAGAAGTTCTTGAAAATGCAGCAAAGGTTGCTTCTGCTTTGGAATGA
- a CDS encoding M23 family metallopeptidase, translated as MSKETTLTQRKKSGKGLPLALLSIILICTLGAGLFMLFRDTTVPTLSISPDTADLGKQSTITIRVEDPGSGLKSLDVIVIQNDKRIPLVTKAYPGGIMLAEEVLALDKGTIKEGEFTIEATARDASLYPFGDAGVVSTSKSYSLDLTPPRIFVQSHTNNLNQGGCGLMVFTLSEKVENTGIQVGERFFPAHLQPGGNGKFQYYCLFAQPWDTPPNKFNPFIIASDKAGNSAKRSFNYHTNARQFRRDKIRLSDNFMERTIPEFQGLVPNEGTLIDQYLYINNTLRKQNRAKLVELSRNTSPTMLWSGPFKRLPNAANRATFADARDYMYKGKKVDFQTHLGLDLASIQQAPVPAGNDGTIVYADFLGIYGNVVVIDHGLGLQSLYAHLSSTAVAKGDSVTRGQIIGHTGTTGLAGGDHLHYGITVAGIPTQPFEWWDKSWIQNNILSKTE; from the coding sequence ATGAGCAAAGAAACCACTCTGACTCAAAGAAAAAAAAGCGGAAAAGGGCTGCCTCTGGCACTCTTGTCTATCATACTCATCTGCACTCTGGGCGCAGGACTCTTCATGCTCTTCAGAGATACGACCGTGCCGACACTTTCCATTTCGCCGGACACAGCCGACTTAGGCAAACAAAGTACAATAACGATCAGGGTAGAAGACCCCGGTAGCGGTTTGAAATCCCTTGATGTCATCGTTATTCAAAACGACAAGCGTATTCCATTGGTAACAAAGGCATACCCCGGCGGCATCATGCTGGCTGAAGAAGTACTGGCACTGGACAAAGGAACTATCAAAGAGGGCGAATTTACTATTGAGGCTACTGCTCGCGACGCATCCTTGTATCCGTTTGGTGATGCAGGGGTTGTCAGCACATCAAAGTCCTACTCGCTTGACTTGACCCCGCCCCGCATTTTCGTCCAATCTCATACCAACAACCTGAATCAGGGCGGTTGCGGCCTCATGGTCTTTACGCTCTCTGAAAAGGTCGAAAATACGGGTATACAGGTGGGAGAACGATTCTTCCCCGCACACCTCCAGCCCGGAGGCAACGGGAAATTCCAGTATTACTGCCTGTTCGCGCAGCCATGGGACACTCCCCCCAATAAATTCAACCCATTTATTATCGCCTCAGATAAAGCTGGTAACAGCGCCAAACGATCTTTCAACTATCACACCAATGCTCGTCAATTCAGACGTGACAAGATCAGGCTTTCCGACAATTTCATGGAACGGACCATCCCAGAATTCCAAGGCTTGGTGCCCAACGAAGGCACTTTGATTGATCAATATCTTTACATCAATAACACTTTACGTAAACAAAACCGTGCTAAACTGGTAGAACTCAGCCGCAACACAAGTCCAACCATGCTTTGGTCCGGTCCATTCAAACGGTTGCCCAATGCGGCCAACCGCGCGACCTTCGCTGATGCGCGAGACTACATGTACAAAGGCAAAAAGGTCGACTTTCAGACCCACCTTGGTCTGGACCTTGCCAGCATCCAACAGGCCCCAGTCCCGGCTGGCAACGACGGCACCATCGTTTACGCCGACTTCCTCGGTATCTATGGTAATGTAGTTGTCATTGACCATGGCCTTGGGCTGCAATCGCTTTATGCACACCTCAGTTCCACCGCCGTGGCAAAAGGCGACTCTGTGACCAGAGGACAAATCATCGGCCACACAGGAACAACCGGCCTGGCCGGTGGAGACCACTTGCATTATGGTATCACCGTGGCAGGCATTCCAACTCAACCATTTGAATGGTGGGACAAGAGCTGGATTCAAAACAACATACTATCAAAAACCGAATAG
- a CDS encoding CBS domain-containing protein translates to MLKVKDLMTSPVFSLKERDSLHSARELMNLQRIRHIPIVTVDNGFTGLITHRDILSATISHLAELDPETQREIDSGIPLHEIMRTDITTIGIDTSLKEAAQILLNHKYGCLPVVKNGELVGILTEADFLRLTIQLMDSLEDED, encoded by the coding sequence ATGCTGAAGGTCAAAGACCTTATGACATCACCCGTCTTTTCCCTGAAGGAAAGAGACTCTCTACACAGTGCCCGCGAACTTATGAACCTCCAGCGCATCAGACACATTCCCATCGTTACTGTTGATAACGGCTTCACAGGACTGATTACTCACCGAGACATCCTGTCAGCAACCATTTCCCACCTTGCCGAACTCGATCCTGAGACTCAAAGGGAAATTGATTCAGGCATACCGTTGCATGAAATCATGCGAACCGACATCACCACGATTGGAATCGACACATCTCTCAAGGAAGCAGCCCAAATTCTACTCAACCACAAGTACGGCTGTCTTCCAGTGGTCAAGAATGGCGAACTGGTCGGAATCCTTACCGAAGCGGATTTTTTGCGTCTAACTATCCAACTCATGGACAGTTTGGAAGACGAAGACTAA
- a CDS encoding protein-L-isoaspartate(D-aspartate) O-methyltransferase → MVVDPVRLRERMVREQIQARGVTDSRVLEAMSLLPRHLFVEEALANKAYSDSPLPIGEGQTISQPYIVALMSELLEAEPGMKVLEIGTGSGYQAAVLGQMGVEVYTVERIKKLFHAARKRFMDMRMFSVKLKLDDGTMGWPDEAPYDRIIVTAGGPEIPEPLVDQLADPGRMLIPVGDSRRNQTLVLIEKRDGEVIRTDMGSVAFVDLVGSHGW, encoded by the coding sequence TTGGTGGTTGATCCGGTACGGCTCAGAGAGCGCATGGTGCGCGAACAGATACAGGCTCGCGGCGTGACAGACTCACGTGTGCTCGAAGCCATGTCTTTGCTTCCCCGACATCTTTTTGTGGAGGAAGCTTTGGCGAACAAAGCGTATTCCGACAGCCCATTGCCAATTGGTGAAGGGCAGACGATTTCTCAGCCATATATTGTGGCGTTGATGTCAGAACTCCTTGAGGCTGAACCGGGTATGAAGGTACTCGAAATCGGTACAGGGTCTGGATATCAGGCCGCAGTCCTTGGGCAGATGGGAGTCGAAGTCTATACGGTGGAGCGTATTAAGAAGTTATTTCATGCAGCCCGTAAGCGGTTCATGGATATGCGTATGTTCTCTGTGAAGCTCAAACTTGATGATGGGACCATGGGGTGGCCGGATGAAGCCCCTTATGACCGTATTATTGTCACTGCTGGCGGCCCTGAGATTCCAGAACCATTGGTTGATCAATTGGCTGATCCAGGTCGAATGCTAATTCCTGTCGGTGACTCCAGGCGTAACCAGACACTCGTTCTTATTGAGAAGCGCGATGGTGAAGTGATCCGTACGGACATGGGAAGCGTTGCCTTTGTTGATTTGGTGGGAAGTCACGGCTGGTAG
- a CDS encoding DUF368 domain-containing protein, which yields MSKSSISIKDAFMTSPGPRTLKAGALLWLKGLCMGGADIIPGVSGGTIAFITGIYEQLVDAIRSFNVDFVRRLFSLDISGAVSVAHIRFLVCLMFGIMTAMITMAGFMNTMLHAHPVETWSFFFGLITASIFVVGRQVEPLNAVNFGFIFFGAAGSYLLVGMIPVSTPETLPFIFLCGAIAICAMILPGISGAFLLLMLGKYEYVTRTLKNPFVWDNFVVMAVFAAGAGVGIVLFSRVLHYLLHRWHAATVSVLTGFMIGALRKVWPWKEVLETSVIRGKVHVLREQNMLPDALNGEVFLAVGLVVIGIIIVLALEKFSRER from the coding sequence GTGTCCAAAAGTTCCATATCCATTAAAGATGCTTTTATGACGAGCCCGGGACCACGGACTCTCAAGGCCGGAGCTTTACTCTGGCTCAAAGGTTTGTGTATGGGCGGTGCGGATATCATCCCCGGTGTTTCTGGCGGGACAATTGCTTTTATCACCGGAATTTATGAGCAATTGGTAGACGCTATCCGTTCTTTTAATGTCGATTTTGTACGACGTCTTTTTTCTCTTGATATTTCCGGCGCTGTGAGTGTGGCCCATATTCGTTTTCTTGTTTGTCTGATGTTCGGTATCATGACGGCCATGATTACAATGGCCGGTTTCATGAACACCATGCTTCATGCACATCCCGTGGAAACATGGTCGTTTTTTTTCGGATTGATTACGGCATCGATTTTTGTGGTGGGTAGACAAGTGGAACCGTTGAATGCGGTGAATTTCGGTTTTATCTTTTTCGGTGCAGCAGGGAGTTACCTTCTCGTCGGTATGATTCCTGTGTCGACCCCGGAGACATTACCGTTTATCTTCTTGTGCGGGGCGATAGCCATTTGTGCAATGATTTTACCGGGTATCAGCGGGGCATTTCTTCTCCTGATGCTTGGTAAGTATGAATATGTCACGCGGACCCTTAAGAATCCGTTTGTTTGGGATAATTTTGTGGTTATGGCGGTGTTTGCAGCTGGTGCGGGCGTAGGGATTGTCCTTTTTTCCCGGGTGTTGCATTACTTGTTGCACAGGTGGCATGCAGCCACAGTGAGTGTGTTGACAGGGTTCATGATCGGGGCTTTGCGAAAGGTGTGGCCTTGGAAAGAGGTCTTGGAAACTTCTGTGATTCGTGGGAAGGTGCATGTCTTGCGAGAGCAGAATATGTTGCCGGACGCCCTAAATGGCGAAGTGTTCCTAGCCGTGGGATTAGTTGTGATCGGTATTATTATTGTTCTTGCCCTTGAAAAGTTTTCGCGAGAGCGTTGA
- a CDS encoding Mrp/NBP35 family ATP-binding protein, which translates to MSECSSGSCSGANKANAKLKIQDAMIETTLEKIKYKLFIMSGKGGVGKSSVSVNVAAALAARGFKVGLLDVDIHGPSVPTLLGISGTLDIDRGSLMIPKEYNENLHVVSMESLLKDPDQAVLWRGPMKTSAIRQFVSDVQWGELDFLVVDSPPGTGDEPMTVLKTVPDALCVVVTTPQEVSLTDVRKSINFLQYAQANVLGVVENMSGLICPHCHEAIDLFKKGGGKDLAEKYGLEFLGAIPLDPATVVAGDLGTPVVLLEEESQAKTALTELADRIAEAAQNSFEAASTTHA; encoded by the coding sequence ATGAGCGAGTGCAGCTCCGGCTCCTGCAGTGGAGCCAACAAGGCGAATGCCAAGTTGAAAATCCAGGATGCGATGATTGAAACCACCCTGGAGAAGATCAAGTACAAATTGTTTATCATGAGCGGAAAAGGCGGAGTGGGTAAAAGCTCAGTCTCCGTTAATGTCGCAGCAGCCTTGGCTGCACGTGGATTCAAGGTTGGTCTTTTGGATGTCGATATCCATGGCCCGAGTGTGCCGACATTGCTCGGTATTTCAGGGACGTTGGACATTGATCGGGGATCATTGATGATTCCTAAAGAATACAACGAGAATTTGCATGTCGTGTCCATGGAGTCATTGCTTAAAGATCCAGACCAGGCAGTGCTGTGGCGTGGCCCCATGAAAACTTCCGCTATCCGTCAGTTCGTATCTGACGTACAGTGGGGCGAATTGGACTTCTTGGTCGTCGACTCCCCTCCGGGCACCGGCGATGAACCTATGACCGTTCTCAAGACGGTGCCAGATGCTCTGTGCGTGGTTGTGACTACTCCGCAGGAAGTGTCATTGACGGACGTGCGTAAGTCGATCAATTTCTTGCAATACGCTCAAGCTAACGTACTTGGTGTTGTGGAAAATATGAGTGGTCTTATCTGTCCTCATTGCCACGAGGCCATTGATTTGTTTAAAAAGGGTGGCGGTAAGGATTTGGCTGAGAAATACGGACTTGAGTTTCTTGGTGCTATCCCTCTTGATCCGGCGACCGTAGTGGCTGGAGATCTCGGTACTCCCGTCGTGCTTTTGGAAGAAGAGTCCCAAGCAAAAACGGCCCTCACTGAATTGGCCGACAGAATAGCCGAAGCTGCACAGAATAGTTTTGAGGCGGCATCGACAACCCACGCCTGA
- the pgsA gene encoding CDP-diacylglycerol--glycerol-3-phosphate 3-phosphatidyltransferase, with translation MNKDIFNLPNCLTMARILAAPVVVFLLYLEMWYQFRLGSYFAFGLYFVACMTDYFDGKIAREQNTITNLGKFLDPLADKLLIGSLLIMLVKLGDGWGVPAWVVIIIICRELAVTGMRAIAAEMGEVVAADKLGKAKTLTQSLAVGFLIFHYPFFGWDPRPLGQGLLYLALALTVISGGNYLYNFYKKWINVAD, from the coding sequence ATGAATAAGGACATCTTTAATCTGCCCAATTGTTTGACCATGGCCCGCATTCTCGCGGCCCCAGTTGTTGTATTTCTTCTCTATTTGGAGATGTGGTACCAGTTTCGTTTGGGGTCTTATTTTGCATTCGGACTTTATTTCGTCGCGTGTATGACGGATTATTTCGATGGAAAGATAGCGCGAGAGCAGAACACTATCACCAATTTGGGCAAGTTTCTTGACCCATTGGCCGACAAGTTGCTCATTGGGTCATTGTTGATCATGTTGGTCAAGCTTGGTGACGGATGGGGTGTCCCTGCATGGGTGGTCATTATCATTATTTGTCGTGAATTAGCTGTGACAGGAATGCGTGCCATTGCTGCTGAAATGGGTGAAGTTGTCGCTGCAGATAAACTGGGTAAGGCCAAGACTTTGACTCAGTCTCTGGCGGTCGGCTTTCTCATTTTCCATTATCCATTTTTTGGATGGGACCCTCGTCCATTGGGACAGGGATTGCTGTATCTCGCTTTAGCCCTTACTGTGATTTCAGGTGGTAACTATCTGTACAACTTCTATAAGAAGTGGATTAATGTTGCAGACTAG
- a CDS encoding septum formation initiator family protein has protein sequence MRGRIVLVTLLLIINLFLLGRLIWSDQGIFAYLELKGRYDSLQQKLDDVDSKSLDLSQEIRKLKSDKGYQEKVVRERMNFVKKDELLYIFPDEKGKPGGEGTDEREN, from the coding sequence ATGCGTGGTCGTATTGTACTTGTTACTTTGCTCCTTATAATCAACCTTTTTTTATTGGGCCGGTTGATTTGGAGCGATCAAGGAATTTTTGCGTACCTAGAACTCAAAGGGCGTTATGATTCTTTGCAGCAAAAGCTTGATGACGTTGACAGTAAGAGTCTTGATTTGAGTCAGGAGATTCGTAAACTCAAGTCGGACAAGGGATATCAAGAAAAGGTTGTTCGCGAGCGGATGAATTTTGTGAAAAAGGACGAACTGTTATATATTTTCCCGGATGAGAAAGGCAAACCCGGCGGAGAAGGAACAGATGAGCGAGAAAATTGA
- a CDS encoding tetratricopeptide repeat protein: protein MSEKIEWYQEVLSLEPGSRVFFPLAKLFVENGMPEDAVKTLRQGLDRHPDYLEARMLLVELLTELEREAEVHDQLQRVINPLRDYPAFWRGWARSLPPEQRDLSVFLMLVASNISGDTIKWTDVVFEGIGTLADRLVGAPLPPPCDCPPPVMPAVDLGEEPVFGEPEPEFRPRSGSFRTKTMADLLASQGDVSGALEIYRELLQSTMSDERRAELKERIVQLENGAENHAAPEAEQTDAFSVHAKNRLISTLETLASRFEARVQG, encoded by the coding sequence ATGAGCGAGAAAATTGAGTGGTATCAAGAAGTTCTTTCGTTGGAACCCGGTTCAAGGGTGTTCTTCCCCTTGGCGAAACTTTTCGTTGAAAATGGAATGCCCGAAGATGCCGTAAAAACTTTGCGTCAGGGGTTGGACAGACACCCTGATTACCTTGAAGCGCGCATGCTTTTGGTTGAGCTTCTTACTGAACTGGAACGAGAAGCAGAAGTCCATGACCAGTTGCAGCGAGTCATCAATCCTCTCAGGGATTATCCTGCTTTTTGGCGAGGATGGGCACGGAGTCTGCCGCCAGAACAACGCGATTTATCAGTTTTTCTTATGTTGGTTGCATCCAATATTTCTGGCGATACCATCAAATGGACTGATGTCGTATTTGAAGGTATTGGCACTTTGGCTGATAGACTGGTGGGAGCACCATTGCCTCCGCCGTGCGATTGTCCCCCGCCTGTAATGCCTGCGGTTGATCTTGGCGAAGAACCCGTTTTTGGTGAACCTGAGCCTGAGTTCAGGCCGCGATCAGGGTCTTTCCGGACAAAAACCATGGCTGATCTTCTCGCATCTCAAGGAGATGTATCAGGCGCACTTGAAATCTACCGCGAATTGTTGCAATCAACCATGTCCGACGAGCGACGTGCCGAACTTAAGGAACGAATCGTGCAATTGGAGAATGGGGCGGAGAATCATGCCGCTCCCGAGGCGGAACAAACTGACGCATTTAGCGTTCATGCAAAAAATCGCCTGATCAGCACTCTGGAAACACTGGCTTCTCGTTTTGAAGCCAGGGTGCAAGGTTAA